One window of the Camelina sativa cultivar DH55 chromosome 1, Cs, whole genome shotgun sequence genome contains the following:
- the LOC104792620 gene encoding uncharacterized protein LOC104792620 → MEEDKQQQMHEEKSSPVKEVDPEIEKSDATPKSSGGGWGWGFSGFSVLSDLQKAAEDISRNAAAVAEKAAKSIAEMGEADEDSEFSAKEEEKTEEPDTEQDSDDENSKLKKSALERLEGASEESLLSQGLKVFDDSVESFTSGAWQAFGNALKGGTSLVQKLENSVQQGSSPREAGSGAPSLLETGKALTAKGMQVLEFVGKETMDLLITETGIGVEKNGVDQVLEEVTFDRCFYIYGGPEQLEELEALASHYTLLFNRRKGKLSPDEKSLYDGKLKQIQQLFSFADETSKSKAESDKGKNIDIKTEGNDDDMKNLHNSSVSKAADMAAGFTNALAGLNVNDMIQRTGGRLESLHSEGVHRLSEMCCFAVTHLLILSKSMISHANKVQDEDAEALKIEWPEDPTEKAKLIKGKAESMAGYVEAVSNSFITGISDVSETYSAAIKGVTAADDSKDELLKTSTMQEKASTFNDSLRSDQTTAITKIQEGLQYLSYVVISTSMPSA, encoded by the exons ATGGAGGAAGACAAGCAGCAACAAATGCACGAGGAGAAATCATCCCCGGTTAAGGAAGTGGATCCCGAGATTGAGAAATCGGATGCGACGCCCAAGAGTTCTGGTGGTGGTTGGGGATGGGGTTTCTCTGGCTTCTCTGTGCTTTCGGATCTTCAAAAAGCTGCCGAAGATATATCTCGTAAT GCTGCAGCAGTGGCGGAGAAAGCAGCTAAAAGCATTGCAGAGATGGGAGAAGCAGATGAAGACTCTGAATTTTCTgccaaggaagaagagaaaactgaAGAGCCTGATACAGAGCAGGATAGTGATGATGAGAATTCAAAGTTGAAGAAGTCAGCTCTCGAGAGATTGGAGGGTGCCAGTGAAGAGTCACTTCTTAGCCAG GGTTTGAAGGTTTTCGACGATTCAGTTGAGAGCTTCACTTCTGGAGCTTGGCAGGCATTCGGAAATGCGTTAAAAGGGGGCACAAGTTTGGTGCAAAA GCTTGAAAACAGTGTCCAGCAAGGTTCTTCGCCCAGGGAAGCTGGATCTGGTGCACCGTCTCTACTGGAG ACGGGAAAAGCATTAACTGCCAAAGGAATGCAAGTACTTGAATTTGTGGGCAAGGAGACCATGGATTTACTAATTACAGAGACTGGTATTGGGGTTGAGAAGAATGGGGTAGATCAAGTACTTGAGGAAGTGACATTTGATCGATGCTTTTACATTTATGGTGGTCCTGAGCAGCTTGAG GAATTGGAAGCATTGGCAAGCCACTATACTCTGTTGTTCAACAGGAGAAAGGGGAAATTGTCACCAGATGAGAAATCGTTGTACGATGGaaagctcaaacaaattcaacaaCTGTTCAGCTTCGCTGATGAAACGAGTAAAAGTAAAGCAGAGTCTGACAAAGGGAAAAATATAGATATCAAAACTGAAGGCAATGATGATGACATGAAGAATCTGCATAACTCGAGTGTCAGCAAAGCTGCTGATATGGCTGCTGG GTTCACAAATGCTTTAGCAGGACTAAATGTAAATGATATGATCCAGCGAACTGGTGGCAGGCTTGAATCTCTTCACTCAGAAGGAGTTCAT AGGCTTTCAGAGATGTGCTGTTTTGCAGTCACTCATCTGCTTATCCTCAGTAAGTCCATGATATCTCATGCCAACAAAGTTCAGGATGAAGACGCTGAGGCGTTGAAAATCGAGTGGCCAGAGGATCCTACTGAGAAAGCTAAGCTGATTAAAGGCAAGGCAGAATCAATGGCTGGATATGTTGAAGCAGTTTCCAACAGTTTTATAACAG GTATATCAGATGTATCCGAAACATACTCAGCTGCGATTAAAGGAGTTACTGCTGCTGATGATTCGAAAGATGAACTTCTGAAAACATCAACCATGCAGGAAAAAGCAAGCACCTTCAACGATAGTCTTCGCTCTGACCAAACCACAGCTATCACAAAGATCCAGGAAGGACTTCAGTACTTATCCTATGTTGTGATATCTACCTCAATGCCCTCTGCCTGA